Sequence from the Thermocoleostomius sinensis A174 genome:
GGCTTCCCTCACAGTTCACGCCTCGACTCTATTGTCATTTCATTGTTAGTTCGCTGAAATCATGTTTGAAGGAGATACCCATGAACAAAGGTGAATTGGTGGATAAAGTTGCAGAGAAGGCAAACGTCACCAAGAAGCAAGCCGATGCCGTGTTAACGGCTGCGATCGATTCCATCATGGAAGCCGTTTCCCAGGGTGACAAAGTAACATTGGTTGGCTTTGGGTCATTTGAGCCACGAGAGCGCAAGGCTCGCGAAGGTCGCAATCCCAAAACTGGAGAAGCAATGGAAATTCCGGCAACTAAAGTTCCTGCTTTTTCTGCCGGTAAACTTTTTAAAGAGATGGTTGCTCCCAAGTAATGGCAGCCAGTCTTCAAGCATATTGGTAGGACTGACGATAGGACGGTTCGGTGCACGATTTATCTGGAAGTCCAGCCCATGGGGGGAACTTGACCTGGGCAGCCTCGCTTGCAGGGTGTTCCCCTTTTGCCATTTTGGACTTTTCTGCTAGCATTAACCCTTTGGGCCCACCCAAGTCTGCGATCGCCGCGATCCACTCCGCTCTCAAGGCTCTGCCCCATTATCCCGATCCTAGTTACCAAACACTGCGACAGGCAATTGCGGCGGAGCACAATTTTGCTGACCTGGGACTAGACGCTGATTGGATTTTGCCGGGTAATGGCTGTGCAGAACTGCTGACTTGGGCTGGACGAGATTTGGCGGACCTGTCAGCTACTTACCTGCTCACGCCTGCATTCGGCGATTATCAACGTGCCCTCAACGCATTTGGAGCAACGATCGTTAACTGTCCGCTGTCGTTAGCTTCCCCTGATCTGTCCCTCTCCCCGTTTTTCCACCGTCCTGTCCCTGCTGCCGGGCTGCTGCTCAACAATCCCCATAACCCCAGCGGTTGCCTATTCTCAGTAGAAACGATCGGGCAACTGCTTGACCACTTTAAGCTAGTGGTGATTGACGAAGCGTTCATGGATTTTTTGTGGCCTCAGCAACAGCAATCATTGCTGGGCATAATTCAGGACTATCCCAATGTGGTGATCCTGCGATCGCTCACCAAATTCTATAGCTTGCCAGGGTTACGCTTGGGGTTTGCAGTGGCTCATCCCGATCGGTTACGGCAGTGGCAGCAGTGGCGTGATCCGTGGGCAGTGAATGTGCTGGCAGAAGCGGCCGCCATCGCGGTATTATCCGATCGCCCCTTTCAGCAGCAAACCTGGGAGTGGTTAGAGGAAGCTCGATCGCAGCTTTTTCAAGGATTGGCTGCGTTACCCGGGCTGCACCCGTTACCCAGCACAGGTAATTTTCTGCTAGTGCGATCTAGCTATTCGGTGGTTTCCCTGCAACAACAACTGCTGCAACAGCACCAAATTCTGATTCGAGACTGCCATAGTTTCCCGGAATTAGGCGATCAATATTTCCGCGTTGCGGTTCGTACACATCCAGACAATCAACGACTGCTGCATGGCTTGGCCGATATCGTGAGTTCTTATGTCCTTTGACTACAACCTTGTCATCCTGGGTGGCAGCCTCACCGCTCGTCATGCCGCCGTTAAAGCCAGTCGATGGGGAGCACGGGTGGCTCTGGTTGAACCCGATCGCCTGCCTGCCGTTGAAGCAAGCGCACAGCACCAAGCAGCAGTTGACCTATTGAGGTATTTGGAATACCAAGTCGGGAACCAGTCCGGTGGTTTCGCTGATGCCCATAGCGCGACCGATCAAACCTGGGCGGCTTTGTTAAATGAGATGGATCGAATTCGATCGATTGAGATTACTGAAGCGATCGATGAAGGACGGGGGCAGCTAGCGGCCGCAGGCGTGGATGTCATCATCGGCGAAGGCTACTTTGTGCCAGCGACCCGTTCCAAACGCACTACTTCCTCTGCATCCACTATCAATCAACCGCAACACACTTCAAACGCGGCTCCAACATTTCTAGTGAATGGGCAATTGCTTCGATCGCCCAATTATTTGCTAGCTTCAGCAGCTTCCCAGCTTTCACCTTCGTTTGGATCATTGAATGCTGCTCACTGCCGAACACTGGAGACACTATGGCAGCAACCCTGTCCCACCCGACCATCGAGCTTGCTGATAGTGGGTGATGATCTGCGCGGAATTGAACTCGCACAACTGTTCAATCGGTTGGATTGCCAAGTCACGCTTCTAATACATCAGCCACGGCTATTGGCTGCTGAAGATCCAGAAGTGGTGGCTTGGTTGCAAGCACAGCTAGAGGCAGAAGGTGTTGCTATTATCACGCACGCTTCTATTACTCAATCTCAACAATTGGGAAACCAAATTTGGCTACAGGTAGGCGATCGTGCCCTTGAAGCCGATGCCTTGCTGCTCGCGCAGTCCCAACGACTCGATTTCAGTTCTTTGCACCTGGAGGCGATCGGGGTTGACTGGCAGCCCAGCGGTGTTTCTGTGAATCAAACGTTGCAAACCACTCATCCCCGTGTCTATGCCTGTGGCGATGCCTTGGGGGGCTATTCCCTGCCGCATCTCGCAGATTATGAGGCAACAATCGCCTTGAAAAACATCTTGTTTGGACACCAAACCACAGTAGATTATCGCTCTATTCCCTGGCGTTTACGCACTAGCCCTTCTCTAGTGCGGGTGGGTTTAACCGAACCGCAGGCGCATCGCCATTGCCAAGCTAACGGCGAGGAGCTTGTGGTGTTACGATCGCCACTTCCAGGCACCGGGTATTTCTCCAGGCAACCAGACACGGGGGTAAGTAAGCTGATTTTGCGAACCAACGGCGAAATTCTTGGTGCACACATTCTAGCTGCTAATGCCACCGACTGGATGAGTCCCTTAGCACTGGCGATGAAGCACCACCTTCCCCTCCATGCCATCGATCGATCCATCGCCAGTTCGATCGAGTTTTCGGACTGGTTGGACGCCTTGCTTGACCAATGGCAAGCCCAACGTCAACCCCGATGGCAGCAAGAACTTTGGGAAAATTGGTTTGCTTGGCGACGTTAACAGGGCTGAACGAACCAGTTGTTAGATCACTGTTAGACAACCCGTTTAGAAAAATGTTTCTTCATCCGACTGCGGATCTGAAGCATTCGACATGCCTTTCGATCGGCTCATTTGTTTTAACCAACAACGCTCTAAATAGTGCACAAATTCTCTGTTCAAACGCGGATCGGTTCGCCAATCTGCATCTGCCCAACAAGCATCTAAAAATTCTAGTAAACTATTGACCTCCTCCGGGTTTGGCTCCGGGCTATTGACCCACGCTATTTCTAACCGTTCTAGACTATAAAGATACCAAAACCGTCTTGGACGAAAGGATTTAAACGCTGCGCCAAAAATCGGTTGAGTTAAGTATGCCCAAAGTGGAAACCGGAGTGTCATTTTGTTGTATGCGGTGCTCATAAGCAGGGTCAGCTTCTAGCAGATGGAAAAGCAAACAATAACCAATACTGGAATATGAGCAAAACGTCAGGGTAATTTAACGATCGCTACTAAACCTATACATAGCAAGATCGACCCGCAGGCAATTGTGACGACGATCATCGCCGCAATTGCCTTTTGGATTTATTGCCGGTTTGAATCGGGCTTTTCTGATGGCATGGAATGAGCCGCTTAAGAGGCTAAAATTTGCAAGCGCTCAATGAGCTTTTGGGCTGGCACAACTCCCTCAATGCGATCGATCGGTTGCCCCTGTTTAAACAACACCAGCGTTGGCAGCGATTGAATTCGATATTGAGACGCCAAATCCGGGTAATTTTCGGTGTTGATCTTAACAATTTGCACCGACTGGCTCATCCGCGCATTCACTTCTTCCAAAATTTTGGCCATCATTTGGCATGGC
This genomic interval carries:
- the cobD gene encoding threonine-phosphate decarboxylase CobD, producing the protein MHDLSGSPAHGGNLTWAASLAGCSPFAILDFSASINPLGPPKSAIAAIHSALKALPHYPDPSYQTLRQAIAAEHNFADLGLDADWILPGNGCAELLTWAGRDLADLSATYLLTPAFGDYQRALNAFGATIVNCPLSLASPDLSLSPFFHRPVPAAGLLLNNPHNPSGCLFSVETIGQLLDHFKLVVIDEAFMDFLWPQQQQSLLGIIQDYPNVVILRSLTKFYSLPGLRLGFAVAHPDRLRQWQQWRDPWAVNVLAEAAAIAVLSDRPFQQQTWEWLEEARSQLFQGLAALPGLHPLPSTGNFLLVRSSYSVVSLQQQLLQQHQILIRDCHSFPELGDQYFRVAVRTHPDNQRLLHGLADIVSSYVL
- a CDS encoding HU family DNA-binding protein — its product is MNKGELVDKVAEKANVTKKQADAVLTAAIDSIMEAVSQGDKVTLVGFGSFEPRERKAREGRNPKTGEAMEIPATKVPAFSAGKLFKEMVAPK
- a CDS encoding FAD-dependent oxidoreductase — translated: MSFDYNLVILGGSLTARHAAVKASRWGARVALVEPDRLPAVEASAQHQAAVDLLRYLEYQVGNQSGGFADAHSATDQTWAALLNEMDRIRSIEITEAIDEGRGQLAAAGVDVIIGEGYFVPATRSKRTTSSASTINQPQHTSNAAPTFLVNGQLLRSPNYLLASAASQLSPSFGSLNAAHCRTLETLWQQPCPTRPSSLLIVGDDLRGIELAQLFNRLDCQVTLLIHQPRLLAAEDPEVVAWLQAQLEAEGVAIITHASITQSQQLGNQIWLQVGDRALEADALLLAQSQRLDFSSLHLEAIGVDWQPSGVSVNQTLQTTHPRVYACGDALGGYSLPHLADYEATIALKNILFGHQTTVDYRSIPWRLRTSPSLVRVGLTEPQAHRHCQANGEELVVLRSPLPGTGYFSRQPDTGVSKLILRTNGEILGAHILAANATDWMSPLALAMKHHLPLHAIDRSIASSIEFSDWLDALLDQWQAQRQPRWQQELWENWFAWRR
- the trxA gene encoding thioredoxin; this translates as MATKKKFGSFRELIASSSKPVLVDFYAPWCGPCQMMAKILEEVNARMSQSVQIVKINTENYPDLASQYRIQSLPTLVLFKQGQPIDRIEGVVPAQKLIERLQILAS